The Trueperaceae bacterium DNA window GAGCGCGTTCACGACAAGAGGATAGACCGTGGGTGGCCGGCTGGGCGACGCGCGTGTGCCCCGCAGGTGGGGGGCTGGGCCGTCGTCACTCGCTCCTGGCCGAGAGCAGGTCGCACAGCATGGCCGTGTCCACGTTGCCGCCGGACGCGACGACCACCGTCGGGCCGGGGAGGAGCTCGATCCCGTCGACGCTCCCCTCGCGCAGGAGGCGCCTGAGGGCGGCCAGCGAGATGGCGCCGGTCGGCTCCACCACCAGGCGACCCGCCGTGACGTAATGCCGCACGGCGGCGGCGATGGCGTCCTCGCCCACGGTGACGACCCCGGCGAGGTAACGCGAGAGCATGGCGAAGTTGAGCTTGCCGATGCTCTGGCTCCTGACCCCGTCGGCGATGGTGCGCGTGACCCTGTCGGGCCCCCAGGCCCGCAACTCGCCCGCGGCCAGCGACTCCTTGGCGTCGGCGGCGAGTTCCGGCTCCACGCCGACGACCTGGGCCCCCGGCACGAGCGACCGGATGGTGACGGCGACCCCCGAGGCCAGGCCACCGCCGCCGATGGGGACCAGCACGTTCTTCACGTCCGGCAGGTCCTGGGCGATCTCGAGCCCGACCGTCCCCTGGCCCGCGACGATCCAGGGGTGATCGAAGGGCGGCACCGGCGTGGCCCCCTCGCGCGCCGCGATCTCTCTCACGGCCGCCTCCCGCGCCTCCTGCGTGTTCTCGCAGCGCACGACGGTCGCCCCGAGCGCCTTCGTGTTGGCGACCTTGACGGCCGGTGCGCCCGCCGGGATGACGATGGTCGCCTTGACGCCGAAGCGCTTGGCGGCGGCGGCCACGCCCTGCGCGTGGTTGCCGCTCGAGTGCGCCACGACGCCCTTCGCCCTCACCTCGGCCGGCAGCGACGCCAGGAAGTTGGTGGCGCCGCGGATCTTGAACGAGCCGATGGCCTGCAGCCCCTCGGGCTTCACGAAGAGGGGGAAGGGGCAGTCGGGCAACGTCAACGGCAGGAGGGGGGTGCGGCGCACGGCGTCGCCGAGCCGCGCCTGCGCGGCCTCGACGTCCGCGAGCTGCGGCTCGCCCAACGAGACGGGTTCCACGCTCACGTCGGTCATGCCACCCTATCTACCACGGGCCGGGCGGAGCCGGTCAGGCGCCGTGGACCGACAGGAACGATCCCAGCTCCGCCGCCGTCGGTAGGGCCGGGATGGCGCCGAGCCGCAGCGTGGCGAGCGCTCCGCACGCGTTGGCGCGACGCAGCAGGGGGCGCAGCGCGGCCGGCTCGGCGAGCGCCGCCGCGTCCTGGGCCAGCCCCGCCAACAGTCCCGCCACGAAGGCGTCGCCAGCGCCCGTCGTGTCGAGCGCCTCGACCCCGAACCCCGGCACGTGGCCGTGGCGGCCGTCGGGAAGGTGGTAGCTGGCGCCCGCCGCGCCGTGCGTCACGACCAGCAGGCGCGTGGCTTCGCGCAGCAGGGACGCCGCCTCCGCCGTGCCCGTGCCGCCGGCCAGGAAGTCGAGCTCGTCGAGGCTCACCTTGACCACCTCGCACTGCGCCAGCGCGGCCAGGGCGCCCGCCCGGGCCTGCCGCGGGCCGGGCCAGGCGTCGAGCCGCAGGTTGACGTCGAGGGAGCGAAGCGCCCGCGCGGCGCCCGCCACCCGGAGCGCGTGCAGGCTCGCTTCTCGCGCCGGGCCGCCTACCAGGGAGAGCGTCCCAAGGTGCAGGACGGTCGCGGCGGCCAGGTAGTCGTCGTCGAGTTCTTCTGGCGCGAGGAACTGGTCGGCGGAGGGGTGGCGGTAGAAGAGGAACTCCCGCTCGCCGTCCGCGGCCAGGCTCACGAAGGCGAGGCCGGTGCGGTGCATCGGGTCGCGGCGCATGCGGGAGGTGTCGACGCCGGCGCCCCGCAGTGAGGCTTCGAGGTGGTCGCCGAACGCGTCTGCGCCGACCTTGCCGACGAAGCCGGCCCTGACCCCCAGGCGGGCCGCCCCCACCGCCACGTTGGCCGGCGCCCCGCCGGCGGCGCGCACGAACCTGACGGCGTCCTGCAGGGCGACGCCCTTATCCTCGGCGACGAGGTCGACGAGGGCCTCCCCCAGGCAGACGAGCGTGACGGGTGCGAGCGGGGTCATGCCACAGAAGGTAACTCAAGGTGCCGCTCGGCGCGAGTATCCCGTTTCGTCCGGGGCGAGGCGGGCCAGCGGCTGGGACCGTGATACAACTTGACACTGGATGACGGTGGCGCCCCGGCGCGACCACCGTGGACAGGGCCGCACGCCCCCGCACCACCCCGCGCCGCAGCGCTTAGCCGGAGGGAGGCGGGGTTCTAGGCGTGCCGCCCCTCGCGCCGAGAACGAGATCAGGTGATGAGGTCCCGCACCATGGATGCCAGCGCCGTACCCGGTCAGTTGAACAGTTCCAGCCTCGACTACGTCGAGGAACTCTACCTCCGCTACCTGGAGGAGCCGTCGGCCGTGGGCGAGGCGTGGCAGGCGTACTTCGCCGCCCAGCCGGCACCGGCACCCGGCGCGCGGCCGGCGCTGGGCCCCAGCTTCACGCCCCATAGCCTATTCAACCCCCCCAGCGGTCACACGACCGCTCACCTGGGCGAGGTCGAGGTCGCCGCGGCGCTGCTGCAGCAGAAGCTCGACCGGCTGGTGCGCAACTACCGCGTGCGCGGTCACCGCCTGGCCGACCTCAGCCCGCTCGGGCGCGACCAGTTCGTTGCCCCGGAGCTCGACCCGGCCCACTACGGCCTGAGCGAGGCCGACATGGACCGCCCCGTGCTGGCCGGCACCTTCGCCGGCGCCACCACCGTGCGCGACGTGATCGACGGCCTCCAGGCCACGTACTGCCGCAGCATCGGCGCGCAGTTCATGCACATCGACTCGC harbors:
- a CDS encoding threonine/serine dehydratase; this translates as MTDVSVEPVSLGEPQLADVEAAQARLGDAVRRTPLLPLTLPDCPFPLFVKPEGLQAIGSFKIRGATNFLASLPAEVRAKGVVAHSSGNHAQGVAAAAKRFGVKATIVIPAGAPAVKVANTKALGATVVRCENTQEAREAAVREIAAREGATPVPPFDHPWIVAGQGTVGLEIAQDLPDVKNVLVPIGGGGLASGVAVTIRSLVPGAQVVGVEPELAADAKESLAAGELRAWGPDRVTRTIADGVRSQSIGKLNFAMLSRYLAGVVTVGEDAIAAAVRHYVTAGRLVVEPTGAISLAALRRLLREGSVDGIELLPGPTVVVASGGNVDTAMLCDLLSARSE
- a CDS encoding fructokinase, yielding MTPLAPVTLVCLGEALVDLVAEDKGVALQDAVRFVRAAGGAPANVAVGAARLGVRAGFVGKVGADAFGDHLEASLRGAGVDTSRMRRDPMHRTGLAFVSLAADGEREFLFYRHPSADQFLAPEELDDDYLAAATVLHLGTLSLVGGPAREASLHALRVAGAARALRSLDVNLRLDAWPGPRQARAGALAALAQCEVVKVSLDELDFLAGGTGTAEAASLLREATRLLVVTHGAAGASYHLPDGRHGHVPGFGVEALDTTGAGDAFVAGLLAGLAQDAAALAEPAALRPLLRRANACGALATLRLGAIPALPTAAELGSFLSVHGA